One segment of Amycolatopsis alba DSM 44262 DNA contains the following:
- the tsaD gene encoding tRNA (adenosine(37)-N6)-threonylcarbamoyltransferase complex transferase subunit TsaD — protein sequence MPRIIMGIESSCDETGVGLVRLHDDGTVELLADEVASSVDQHARFGGVVPEVASRAHLEAMVPTVERAFEKAGLKLSDVDAIAVTAGPGLAGALLVGVAAAKAYAAALDIPLYGVNHLAGHIAVDTLQHGPLPERCLALLVSGGHTQLLLVDDIASGITELGSTVDDAAGEAYDKVARVLGLPYPGGPPIDKAAKNGDGAAIAFPRGMTGPRDAKFDFSFSGLKTAVARWVEGAERRGEEIPVDDVAASFQEAVADVLTKKAIRAAKEHGVDTLVISGGVAANSRLSELAAERCAEAGITLRVPRPRLCTDNGAMIAALGAHVVAAGRPQASLDFSANPALPVQIVSI from the coding sequence ATGCCACGCATCATCATGGGCATCGAGAGTTCGTGCGACGAGACGGGTGTCGGCCTCGTCCGCCTGCACGACGACGGCACGGTCGAACTCCTCGCCGACGAGGTCGCTTCCAGCGTCGATCAGCACGCCCGCTTCGGCGGCGTCGTGCCCGAGGTCGCCAGCCGCGCGCACCTCGAGGCGATGGTCCCGACGGTCGAGCGGGCCTTCGAAAAGGCCGGGCTGAAACTGTCCGATGTGGACGCCATCGCGGTGACCGCCGGACCCGGTCTCGCCGGCGCGCTCCTGGTCGGTGTCGCCGCGGCCAAAGCGTACGCCGCCGCGCTCGACATCCCGCTCTACGGCGTCAACCACCTGGCCGGGCACATCGCCGTCGACACGCTCCAGCACGGCCCGTTGCCCGAGCGCTGCCTCGCCCTGCTCGTCTCAGGTGGACATACGCAATTGCTTCTGGTGGACGACATCGCGTCCGGGATCACCGAACTTGGGTCCACTGTGGACGACGCGGCGGGTGAGGCCTACGACAAGGTCGCCCGCGTTCTCGGACTGCCGTATCCCGGCGGCCCGCCCATCGACAAGGCCGCCAAGAACGGCGATGGCGCGGCCATCGCGTTCCCTCGTGGCATGACCGGACCGCGCGACGCCAAATTCGATTTCTCCTTCTCCGGCTTGAAAACCGCTGTCGCGCGTTGGGTCGAGGGCGCCGAGCGCCGGGGCGAGGAGATCCCTGTCGACGACGTCGCCGCGTCGTTCCAGGAAGCCGTCGCCGACGTTCTGACCAAGAAGGCGATCCGGGCCGCCAAGGAACACGGAGTGGACACGCTGGTGATCTCCGGTGGCGTGGCGGCGAATTCACGGCTGTCCGAACTCGCCGCCGAGCGTTGCGCGGAGGCCGGGATCACCCTGCGGGTCCCGCGGCCGCGGCTGTGCACGGACAACGGCGCGATGATCGCCGCGCTCGGCGCGCACGTGGTCGCCGCCGGACGTCCGCAAGCGTCGCTCGACTTCTCCGCCAATCCGGCGCTGCCGGTCCAGATCGTCTCGATCTAA
- the wecB gene encoding non-hydrolyzing UDP-N-acetylglucosamine 2-epimerase — protein sequence MDVMLLAGTRPEAVKLAPLALALAEHPNLRPFVVHSGQHQGMVEQALIPFGLPVDAWLDTPPRATGTQAELVSGLLPALDEVLRRVAPAAVVVQGDTTTGLAGALAAFWLGIPVVHLEAGLRTHDLAAPFPEEGTRQMISRIAALHLAPTPAAAAALRTEGVPRQQIAVTGNTVVDAVIAIAERDLPARDTALALLEMEIAEAGERLILVTSHRRESWGEPLSRTLAAIELIVAEHSDVQVLFPAHPNPAVRKQVVTALGGTPRVTITEPLEYPDLVRALRLAELVLTDSGGIQEEAPTFGTPVLVLRDVTERREAIEAGCAWLVGTDTGLIADTAAKILRGDLHPTHAGNPYGDGNAAALTVAALEELLNLAPAPRTAAELR from the coding sequence GTGGACGTGATGTTGCTGGCCGGGACCCGGCCGGAGGCGGTCAAGCTCGCTCCGCTGGCACTGGCGCTGGCGGAGCACCCGAACCTGCGGCCCTTCGTCGTCCACAGTGGACAGCATCAGGGCATGGTCGAGCAGGCGCTGATCCCGTTCGGCCTGCCTGTCGACGCCTGGCTCGACACCCCGCCCAGAGCCACCGGCACGCAGGCGGAACTGGTTTCCGGGCTGCTGCCCGCGCTCGACGAGGTGCTGCGCCGGGTCGCACCGGCGGCTGTCGTCGTCCAGGGTGACACGACGACGGGACTGGCGGGCGCGCTCGCCGCGTTCTGGCTGGGTATCCCGGTGGTGCACCTGGAAGCGGGGCTGCGCACGCACGACCTCGCCGCGCCGTTCCCCGAAGAGGGCACCCGGCAGATGATCTCGCGCATCGCCGCCCTGCACCTCGCGCCGACACCGGCCGCCGCGGCCGCGCTGCGCACGGAAGGTGTTCCGCGCCAACAGATCGCCGTCACCGGCAACACCGTCGTCGACGCCGTGATCGCGATCGCCGAGCGCGATCTCCCGGCGAGGGACACCGCGCTCGCGTTGCTGGAGATGGAGATCGCCGAAGCCGGCGAACGCCTCATCCTCGTGACGTCACACCGGCGCGAGTCCTGGGGCGAGCCGCTGAGCCGCACGCTCGCGGCCATCGAACTGATCGTCGCGGAGCACAGCGACGTCCAGGTGCTGTTCCCCGCGCACCCCAATCCGGCCGTGCGGAAGCAGGTCGTGACCGCGCTCGGCGGGACGCCGCGGGTGACGATCACCGAGCCGCTCGAGTATCCCGATCTCGTGCGCGCGCTGCGGCTGGCCGAGCTCGTCCTGACCGATTCCGGTGGTATCCAAGAGGAAGCGCCGACCTTCGGCACGCCTGTGCTCGTGCTCCGCGACGTCACCGAACGACGCGAAGCCATCGAGGCGGGCTGCGCCTGGCTGGTCGGGACGGACACCGGTCTCATCGCCGACACCGCGGCGAAGATCCTGCGCGGTGATCTCCATCCGACGCATGCCGGAAACCCTTACGGCGACGGCAATGCCGCCGCCCTGACGGTGGCAGCGCTGGAAGAGCTGCTCAACCTCGCCCCGGCGCCGCGCACCGCCGCCGAACTGCGTTAG
- a CDS encoding LPXTG cell wall anchor domain-containing protein yields MYKLPGAGVGVAGGGVGALAATGADVGWWLAVGVILLVLGTIAVIAGYRRTKRLGQTGS; encoded by the coding sequence ATGTACAAGTTGCCTGGCGCCGGAGTCGGCGTGGCCGGTGGCGGGGTGGGTGCCCTCGCCGCCACCGGAGCCGATGTCGGCTGGTGGCTGGCGGTCGGGGTGATCCTGCTGGTTCTCGGAACCATCGCGGTCATCGCCGGTTACCGCCGCACGAAACGGCTCGGCCAGACCGGGAGCTGA
- a CDS encoding choice-of-anchor P family protein, whose product MKNTHLLRRGGLLAAVVASVALAGAAPASAAPGDGSAYGVKVDVKLLGADAVKAGPLAEAKTSGPTTNSLAKASLTGVLTAGAINTEAKRDDNSGAVTAKASTADVGLPLLKGALGDVGVKVVEATCTATQKGVQGATNLVGANLGSAGAIDSTPAPNTQVKVGLGAVNVATIILNEQIKNGDGSLTVNAIHVKLLGDALTPLGSGDVIVSSATCGPAGLPVPLASGAGLWIGLGLLGAVAVPVGIRVVRRRRPATTA is encoded by the coding sequence TTGAAGAACACGCACCTCTTGCGACGAGGCGGACTGCTCGCCGCTGTGGTGGCGAGCGTGGCTCTCGCCGGTGCGGCGCCCGCCTCGGCGGCCCCCGGTGACGGCTCCGCGTACGGCGTCAAGGTCGATGTGAAACTCCTCGGCGCAGACGCGGTGAAGGCCGGACCGCTCGCCGAAGCGAAGACCTCCGGGCCGACCACCAACAGCCTCGCGAAGGCCAGCCTCACCGGCGTGCTCACCGCCGGCGCGATCAACACCGAAGCCAAGCGGGACGACAACTCCGGCGCCGTGACGGCCAAGGCCAGCACCGCCGATGTCGGCTTGCCGCTGCTCAAGGGCGCTCTCGGCGACGTCGGCGTCAAGGTCGTCGAAGCCACCTGCACCGCGACCCAGAAGGGGGTGCAGGGCGCGACGAACCTGGTCGGGGCGAACCTCGGCAGCGCGGGCGCGATCGACTCGACACCGGCGCCGAACACCCAGGTCAAGGTCGGTCTCGGCGCAGTCAACGTCGCGACGATCATCCTCAACGAGCAGATCAAGAACGGTGACGGCAGCCTCACGGTCAACGCGATCCACGTGAAGCTGCTCGGCGACGCGCTCACCCCGCTCGGCTCCGGTGACGTGATCGTCTCGTCGGCCACCTGCGGCCCGGCCGGTCTGCCCGTGCCGCTCGCTTCGGGCGCGGGACTGTGGATCGGTCTCGGCCTGCTCGGTGCCGTCGCCGTTCCGGTCGGTATCCGCGTCGTCCGCCGCCGTCGCCCGGCGACCACCGCCTGA
- the xrtP gene encoding exosortase P, with translation MTVLAVIAVAVGLVLAERLYRVFEVQLAGLILRVITTSGVFVAGERETVYFGLSGDTPLGLRMTPECSSAFMLLPLLLVTAVMLYFRPKNAKRLFFSLAISAVVVILVNQMRVLAIVGLVNRLGVDEGYYWGHTLLGSMVSVVGGAVALVLFVWLGTRKPRGA, from the coding sequence CTGACGGTGCTGGCGGTGATCGCCGTCGCGGTCGGCCTGGTGCTGGCCGAACGCCTCTACCGGGTGTTCGAAGTGCAGCTTGCGGGCTTGATACTCAGGGTTATCACCACATCGGGTGTCTTCGTCGCCGGTGAACGCGAGACTGTCTACTTTGGGTTGTCCGGCGATACTCCACTCGGGTTGAGAATGACGCCGGAATGCTCTTCGGCATTCATGCTGCTGCCCTTGTTGTTGGTGACAGCCGTCATGTTGTATTTCCGCCCGAAGAATGCGAAGAGGTTGTTCTTCTCGCTGGCGATTTCGGCGGTCGTGGTCATTCTTGTCAATCAGATGAGGGTTTTGGCGATCGTCGGCCTCGTGAACCGGCTCGGGGTGGACGAAGGTTATTACTGGGGTCACACCCTGCTCGGGTCGATGGTCAGCGTCGTCGGCGGCGCGGTCGCCCTCGTGCTGTTCGTCTGGCTGGGCACCCGCAAGCCCAGGGGCGCCTGA
- a CDS encoding glycosyltransferase: MGGGSIKILLAITQAFALTMSVAFIVYVVVIVVPYLRRKPAPVGDAADFTWHFFVPCRDEQTVIRETVRYLRSTFRHAHVWVVDDDSEDRTARVVKSIWRRNGGYDPYLHLVPRRRPEARTGKGDALNAAYQALNFWMGPNASRDDVVVVVVDADGRPAENCLEVCAADHLFGDETIGAVQLDVWMGNADSRPPGKNWFSRAFGLKLAQMQDLEFRTAIAAIQTSRGFTGTISMGGNGQFTRLSALDSIAGDDEQPWRGSLLEDFELGVHLLTAGWRTGYTPDSHVKQEGLYSLRRFLVQRTRWGQGTMQCSRYLRRIWDSPHVSTLGAAEMMYYLAQPWMQLLGSLLYPIPFLLLLFSTAGDPAQVWTWFADDGAWILFAIYGSFGLLPFIVWGPIYEFKCLKSRNLLRGIGMGFAYALYIYTFYITSWRALFRLVRGRNGWSKTRRNTEHAPGVKVALDS; this comes from the coding sequence ATGGGCGGCGGTTCGATCAAGATCCTGCTCGCGATCACCCAGGCGTTCGCGCTCACCATGAGCGTCGCGTTCATCGTGTACGTGGTCGTGATCGTCGTGCCGTACCTGCGGCGCAAACCCGCGCCCGTCGGTGACGCCGCCGACTTCACCTGGCACTTCTTCGTCCCGTGCCGGGACGAGCAGACCGTCATCCGCGAAACGGTGCGGTACCTGCGTTCCACGTTCCGGCACGCGCACGTCTGGGTCGTCGACGACGATTCCGAGGATCGCACCGCCCGAGTCGTCAAGTCGATCTGGCGGCGCAACGGCGGCTACGACCCGTACCTGCACCTCGTTCCCCGGCGGCGTCCGGAAGCGAGGACAGGCAAGGGCGACGCGCTCAACGCCGCCTACCAGGCGCTCAACTTCTGGATGGGCCCGAACGCGAGCCGTGACGACGTGGTCGTCGTGGTCGTCGACGCGGACGGCCGCCCGGCGGAGAACTGCCTCGAGGTGTGCGCCGCGGACCATCTGTTCGGCGACGAGACGATCGGCGCGGTGCAACTCGACGTCTGGATGGGCAACGCCGACAGCCGTCCTCCCGGCAAGAACTGGTTCTCCCGCGCTTTCGGGCTGAAGCTGGCCCAGATGCAGGATCTCGAGTTCCGCACGGCCATCGCCGCGATCCAGACCTCGCGCGGGTTCACCGGCACGATCTCCATGGGCGGCAACGGTCAGTTCACGCGGCTGTCCGCATTGGACTCCATCGCCGGGGACGACGAACAGCCGTGGCGCGGTTCGCTGCTGGAGGATTTCGAGCTCGGCGTGCACCTGCTGACCGCGGGCTGGCGGACCGGGTATACGCCGGATTCCCATGTGAAACAAGAAGGTCTGTACAGCCTGCGGCGTTTCCTGGTGCAGCGCACACGCTGGGGCCAGGGCACGATGCAGTGTTCGCGGTATCTGCGGCGGATCTGGGATTCGCCGCACGTGAGTACGCTGGGCGCGGCGGAGATGATGTACTACCTCGCGCAGCCGTGGATGCAGCTGCTCGGCTCGCTGCTGTACCCGATCCCGTTCCTCCTGCTGCTGTTCAGCACGGCGGGGGATCCGGCGCAGGTGTGGACCTGGTTCGCCGACGACGGCGCGTGGATCCTTTTCGCGATCTACGGTTCGTTCGGGCTGCTGCCGTTCATCGTGTGGGGCCCGATCTACGAGTTCAAATGCCTCAAGAGCCGCAATCTGCTGCGCGGCATCGGGATGGGCTTCGCCTACGCGCTGTACATCTACACGTTCTACATCACGTCGTGGCGGGCGCTGTTCCGCCTGGTGCGCGGCCGGAACGGCTGGTCGAAGACGCGGCGGAACACCGAGCACGCTCCTGGGGTCAAGGTCGCCCTCGACTCCTGA
- a CDS encoding N-acetylmuramoyl-L-alanine amidase yields MSRPFRPVALEPLRRRSKRTAGLAVLTLAAGLLAAAPADAAPADQQRQRDFTAAAREFGVPEHVLLGVSFLESRWDFNAGTPSTSAGYGPMHLTDLREAGTGTHHDAGEEDPRGDEARRPKLPVTPAPKPPPPGLQTIDEAAALTGQAVATLRTDTTQNIRGGAALLAKYQREAGDWYAAVARYSGAKDEAGARSFADEVFDTISKGVSRKTDDGQSVTLAATPVSPVRAQAEDPKTECPKKVSCLSVPAPYQELPNNDYGNHDKADRPKSQKVEYIVIHDTEGYWDTAMDLVRDPTYVSWHYTIRSSDGQIAQHVPTKDVAWHAGNWYVNAKSVGIEHEGFAAKGTWYTEAMYRTSAKLVGYLARKYDVPLDRAHIIGHDNVPGTIPSTIKGMHWDPGPYWDWSHYFDLMGAPLAGFGRPGSPLVTITPDFATNQPAFTGCEGGGKPCPARGSGSVVLRSEPTDAAPLLKDIGLRPDGSVSTMDVSDVGSRAETGQRYVIAERRDGWTAIWYLGQKGWFRDARATSPSFGLVVTPKPGLATVPVFGRAYPEAEAYPANVPVQQVVPLPYTFSAGQRYSLGNVVGSEYFSATTFDPANHVVVKGKTRYVQIQFGHRIAFVKADDVRILPAF; encoded by the coding sequence ATGTCGCGTCCCTTCCGTCCCGTTGCCCTCGAGCCGCTCCGGCGCCGGTCCAAACGGACCGCCGGGCTCGCGGTCCTCACCCTCGCCGCCGGCCTCCTCGCCGCCGCCCCCGCCGACGCCGCCCCGGCGGATCAGCAGCGGCAGCGGGACTTCACGGCCGCCGCGCGGGAGTTCGGCGTCCCCGAGCACGTCCTGCTCGGCGTCTCCTTCCTGGAGTCGCGCTGGGACTTCAACGCCGGCACGCCGAGCACGTCCGCCGGTTACGGCCCGATGCACCTGACCGACCTGCGCGAAGCGGGCACCGGCACGCATCACGACGCGGGCGAGGAGGATCCGCGCGGCGACGAAGCCCGCAGGCCGAAACTCCCCGTGACACCGGCGCCGAAGCCTCCCCCGCCCGGCCTCCAGACCATCGACGAGGCGGCCGCGCTGACCGGCCAGGCCGTCGCGACGCTGCGCACGGACACCACTCAGAACATCCGCGGTGGTGCCGCCCTGCTGGCGAAGTACCAGCGCGAAGCCGGTGACTGGTACGCCGCCGTCGCGCGCTACAGCGGCGCGAAGGACGAAGCGGGAGCGCGGTCCTTCGCCGACGAAGTCTTCGACACCATCTCCAAGGGCGTCAGCCGCAAAACCGACGACGGTCAGAGCGTCACCCTCGCCGCCACACCGGTGAGCCCGGTCCGCGCGCAGGCGGAGGACCCGAAGACGGAGTGCCCGAAGAAGGTCTCGTGCCTTTCGGTGCCCGCGCCATACCAAGAGCTGCCGAACAACGACTACGGCAACCACGACAAGGCGGACCGGCCGAAGAGCCAGAAGGTCGAATACATCGTCATCCACGACACCGAGGGCTACTGGGACACGGCGATGGACCTGGTCCGGGACCCGACGTACGTGAGCTGGCACTACACGATCCGCTCCTCCGACGGCCAGATCGCACAGCACGTGCCGACCAAGGACGTCGCCTGGCACGCGGGCAACTGGTACGTCAACGCGAAGTCCGTCGGCATCGAGCACGAGGGCTTCGCCGCGAAGGGCACTTGGTACACGGAGGCGATGTACCGCACCTCCGCGAAGCTCGTCGGCTATCTCGCGCGGAAGTACGACGTCCCGCTCGACCGCGCGCACATCATCGGCCACGACAACGTCCCCGGCACGATCCCCTCGACCATCAAGGGCATGCACTGGGATCCGGGCCCGTACTGGGACTGGTCGCACTACTTCGACCTGATGGGCGCGCCGCTGGCTGGCTTCGGCCGTCCCGGTTCGCCGCTGGTGACCATCACGCCGGACTTCGCCACGAACCAGCCCGCGTTCACCGGCTGCGAAGGCGGCGGAAAGCCTTGCCCGGCAAGGGGTTCCGGTTCGGTCGTGCTGCGCAGCGAGCCGACCGACGCGGCGCCGCTGCTCAAGGACATCGGCCTGCGCCCGGACGGTTCGGTGAGCACGATGGACGTCTCCGACGTCGGCAGCCGGGCGGAAACCGGCCAGCGGTACGTGATCGCCGAACGGCGTGACGGCTGGACGGCGATCTGGTACCTGGGCCAGAAGGGCTGGTTCCGCGACGCACGCGCGACGAGCCCGTCGTTCGGCCTGGTCGTCACGCCGAAGCCCGGTCTGGCGACCGTGCCGGTGTTCGGGCGCGCGTATCCCGAGGCGGAGGCCTATCCGGCGAACGTGCCGGTGCAGCAGGTCGTCCCGCTGCCGTACACGTTCTCCGCCGGGCAGCGGTACTCGCTCGGCAACGTGGTCGGCTCCGAGTACTTCTCGGCGACGACGTTCGACCCGGCGAACCATGTGGTCGTGAAGGGCAAGACGCGCTACGTGCAGATCCAGTTCGGGCACCGCATCGCCTTCGTGAAGGCGGACGACGTCCGGATCCTGCCCGCGTTCTGA
- a CDS encoding HAD family hydrolase gives MTGVEELLREKDHVFLDFDGPVCDVFAKLTASEVADRLKRLVGPDLPAEVSASADPFDVLRYAASCGPNTAHVVERQFSRFEGEAVAQVSPAPGVEEVLRGWVAKGYTVTIVSNNSVDAIRSFLTLHELTGQVRRISARTTSDPAHLKPHPTLLDAAVKALGTSPRQCVMVGDSAADVLAARAAGVASIALATTPAKRRTLAALDPDALVSALADSTLAG, from the coding sequence ATGACCGGGGTGGAGGAGCTTCTGCGGGAGAAGGACCACGTCTTCCTCGATTTCGACGGTCCGGTGTGCGACGTGTTCGCCAAGCTGACGGCGAGCGAGGTGGCGGACAGGCTCAAGCGCCTCGTCGGGCCCGATCTGCCTGCCGAGGTGAGCGCTTCCGCCGATCCGTTCGACGTGCTCCGGTACGCGGCCTCATGCGGTCCGAATACCGCGCACGTCGTGGAGCGGCAGTTCAGCCGGTTCGAGGGGGAGGCTGTCGCGCAGGTCTCGCCGGCTCCCGGCGTCGAGGAGGTGCTGCGCGGATGGGTCGCGAAGGGGTACACGGTGACGATCGTCAGCAACAACTCCGTGGACGCGATCCGGTCCTTCCTCACGCTGCACGAGCTCACCGGACAAGTTCGCCGGATCAGCGCGCGGACGACCAGCGACCCGGCGCACCTGAAGCCGCACCCGACGCTCCTCGACGCCGCTGTGAAGGCTCTCGGCACTTCGCCTCGGCAGTGCGTCATGGTCGGCGACTCGGCCGCGGACGTCCTGGCCGCCCGCGCCGCCGGTGTCGCTTCGATCGCTCTCGCAACGACGCCCGCCAAGCGCCGGACTCTCGCCGCCCTCGACCCCGATGCCCTGGTGAGCGCCCTCGCGGACTCGACTTTAGCGGGCTAA
- the ubiA gene encoding 4-hydroxybenzoate octaprenyltransferase: MSLLLARDKLPVYLRLMRADKPIGALLLLWPALWALWIAGPPSPWILTAFVAGVWLMRAAGCVVNDYADRGFDGHVKRTANRPLPSGAATGKEARYLFGVLVLLSFLVVTTLNSLTIVLSVVALALACAYPFAKRYTHLPQVVLGAAFGWSIPMAFAASGESLPPVCWLLFLANLLWVVAYDTQYAAVDRDDDLKIGVKSTAILFGRHDRLAVGVLQGAMLVLMVVIGHVGSLGWEFHLAVVVAGALFVHQARLTARRERDGWFRAFLNNNQVGMVLFLGFLLADRV; encoded by the coding sequence ATGTCGCTGCTCCTCGCGCGGGACAAGCTGCCGGTGTACCTGCGCCTGATGCGGGCGGACAAGCCGATCGGCGCACTGCTGCTCCTGTGGCCGGCACTGTGGGCGTTGTGGATCGCCGGCCCGCCGTCGCCTTGGATCCTCACCGCTTTCGTCGCCGGGGTGTGGCTGATGCGCGCGGCGGGCTGTGTGGTGAACGACTACGCGGACCGCGGGTTCGACGGTCACGTCAAGCGCACCGCGAATCGTCCGCTGCCCAGTGGCGCGGCGACGGGCAAGGAGGCGCGCTACCTGTTCGGCGTCCTGGTCCTGCTTTCGTTCCTGGTGGTCACGACGCTCAACTCCTTGACCATCGTGCTCTCGGTGGTGGCACTGGCGCTGGCGTGCGCGTATCCGTTCGCGAAGCGCTACACGCATCTGCCGCAGGTGGTGCTGGGCGCGGCGTTCGGCTGGTCGATCCCGATGGCTTTCGCCGCCTCGGGGGAATCGCTGCCGCCGGTTTGCTGGCTCCTGTTCCTCGCGAACCTGCTGTGGGTCGTCGCGTACGACACGCAGTACGCCGCCGTCGACCGGGACGACGATCTGAAGATCGGCGTGAAGTCGACGGCGATCCTGTTCGGCCGCCACGACAGGCTGGCCGTCGGTGTCCTGCAGGGCGCGATGCTGGTGCTCATGGTGGTGATCGGCCACGTGGGCTCGCTCGGCTGGGAGTTCCACCTCGCCGTCGTGGTCGCGGGCGCGCTGTTCGTCCACCAGGCCCGGCTGACCGCGCGCCGGGAGCGAGACGGCTGGTTCCGGGCGTTCCTGAACAACAACCAGGTCGGCATGGTGCTCTTCCTGGGCTTCCTGCTGGCAGATCGCGTTTAG
- the groES gene encoding co-chaperone GroES: MSVNIKPLEDKIVVQTSEAEETTASGLVIPDTAKEKPQEGKVLAVGPGRIDDKGNRVPLDVSVGDVVIYSKYGGTEVKYNGEDYLILSARDVLAVIN, encoded by the coding sequence GTGAGCGTGAACATCAAGCCGCTCGAGGACAAGATCGTTGTCCAGACGAGTGAGGCCGAGGAGACGACCGCTTCCGGCCTCGTCATCCCCGACACCGCCAAGGAGAAGCCCCAGGAGGGCAAGGTTCTGGCCGTTGGTCCGGGCCGCATCGACGACAAGGGCAACCGCGTCCCGCTCGACGTTTCCGTCGGCGACGTCGTCATCTACTCCAAGTACGGCGGCACCGAAGTGAAGTACAACGGTGAGGACTACTTGATCCTCTCCGCTCGCGACGTGCTGGCCGTCATCAACTGA
- the groL gene encoding chaperonin GroEL (60 kDa chaperone family; promotes refolding of misfolded polypeptides especially under stressful conditions; forms two stacked rings of heptamers to form a barrel-shaped 14mer; ends can be capped by GroES; misfolded proteins enter the barrel where they are refolded when GroES binds), protein MPKQISFDEDARRALERGVNKLADAVKVTLGPRGRHVVLDKKFGGPTITLDGVTVAREIELDDPFENLGAQLAKSVATKTNDVAGDGTTTATVLAQSLVKVGLRNVAAGANPTAVGRGIEAAAEKVIAVLKEKATPVKGRDNIAQVGTVTSRDAAIGALLGEAVERVGEDGVITIEESSTLATELVITEGVQFDKGFLSAHFATNPEEQKAILEDAYILLVREKISALAELLPVLEKVVEAKKPLLIIAEDVDGEALSTLVVNSLRKTITAVAVKAPFFGDRRKAFLDDLAVVTGGEVISAEIGHKLSETTLAQLGNARRIVVTKDDTTLVDGAGTKDDIAGRVSQIRKEIENTDSDWDREKLQERLAKLGGGVAVIKVGAATETELNERKHRIEDAVASTKAAVEEGILPGGGSALVHAVKELDGGLGLEGDEATGVRIVRDALSAPLFWIATNAGHEGAVIVNKVQEQNWGHGFNAATGELTDLLAAGIVDPVKVTRSAVANAASIARLVLTTESSVVEKPAEEEPAAAGHGHAH, encoded by the coding sequence ATGCCCAAGCAGATCAGTTTCGACGAGGACGCTCGTCGCGCGCTCGAGCGCGGGGTGAACAAGCTCGCCGACGCGGTCAAGGTCACCCTCGGCCCGCGTGGTCGCCACGTCGTGCTCGACAAGAAGTTCGGTGGCCCGACCATCACCCTCGACGGCGTCACCGTCGCTCGCGAGATCGAGCTCGACGACCCGTTCGAGAACCTCGGTGCCCAGCTCGCCAAGAGCGTCGCCACCAAGACCAACGACGTCGCTGGTGACGGCACCACGACCGCGACCGTGCTCGCGCAGTCGCTGGTGAAGGTCGGCCTGCGCAACGTCGCCGCCGGTGCCAACCCGACCGCCGTCGGCCGCGGCATCGAGGCCGCCGCGGAGAAGGTCATCGCGGTCCTCAAGGAGAAGGCGACCCCGGTCAAGGGCCGCGACAACATCGCCCAGGTCGGCACCGTCACCTCGCGTGACGCGGCCATCGGCGCCCTGCTCGGCGAGGCCGTCGAGCGGGTCGGCGAAGACGGCGTCATCACGATCGAGGAGTCGTCCACGCTGGCGACCGAGCTCGTGATCACCGAGGGTGTGCAGTTCGACAAGGGTTTCCTGTCGGCGCACTTCGCGACCAACCCGGAAGAGCAGAAGGCGATCCTCGAGGACGCCTACATCCTGCTCGTCCGCGAGAAGATCTCGGCCCTGGCCGAGCTGCTCCCGGTGCTGGAGAAGGTCGTCGAGGCCAAGAAGCCGCTGCTGATCATCGCCGAGGACGTCGACGGCGAAGCGCTGTCGACCCTCGTCGTGAACTCGCTGCGCAAGACGATCACCGCCGTCGCGGTCAAGGCGCCGTTCTTCGGCGACCGCCGCAAGGCGTTCCTGGACGACCTCGCGGTCGTCACCGGTGGCGAGGTCATCTCGGCCGAGATCGGGCACAAGCTGTCCGAGACCACGCTCGCCCAGCTGGGCAACGCGCGCCGGATCGTCGTCACCAAGGACGACACCACGCTCGTCGACGGTGCCGGCACCAAGGACGACATCGCCGGGCGCGTTTCGCAGATCCGCAAGGAGATCGAGAACACCGACTCCGACTGGGACCGCGAAAAGCTGCAGGAGCGGCTGGCGAAGCTCGGCGGCGGTGTCGCGGTGATCAAGGTCGGCGCGGCCACCGAGACCGAGCTGAACGAGCGTAAGCACCGCATCGAGGACGCCGTGGCTTCGACCAAGGCGGCCGTCGAAGAGGGCATCCTGCCCGGTGGTGGCTCGGCGCTCGTGCACGCGGTCAAGGAGCTCGACGGTGGCCTCGGCCTCGAGGGCGACGAAGCGACCGGTGTGCGCATCGTCCGCGACGCGCTGTCCGCCCCGCTGTTCTGGATCGCGACCAACGCGGGCCACGAGGGTGCGGTCATCGTGAACAAGGTCCAGGAGCAGAACTGGGGGCACGGCTTCAACGCCGCCACCGGTGAGCTCACCGACCTGCTGGCCGCCGGCATCGTCGACCCGGTCAAGGTGACCCGGTCCGCGGTGGCGAACGCCGCTTCCATCGCCCGGCTCGTGCTCACGACGGAGAGCTCCGTCGTCGAGAAGCCGGCCGAGGAAGAGCCCGCCGCGGCCGGTCACGGCCACGCGCACTAG